One Conger conger chromosome 7, fConCon1.1, whole genome shotgun sequence genomic window, GTGAACAAGTTATAGACAAGGTGTATTGTATCAACTATTCTCTTGTCAAGCTGTCCTGTGAAGACACGTCCATTGTGAACATTGTTGGACTGTTATCTGTTGTTGTGTATACTGTTCCTCAGATCATAATGATAATTTACTCATACACCCAAATTCTAAAGGTGTGTTTGCACTCCTCCAAAGAATCAAGAATGAAAGCATTGAGAACGTGCAGCCCCCACTTTACAGCAGTGTTAAACTATTCCGTTGGATGCTTTTTTGAAATATGTCAGAACAGATTCAACATGGATCATGTACCTTATGAAACTCGTACATTCATGTCCCTCTACTTTCTGATATTTCCTCCCTTACTAAACCCTGCAATTTATGGGATCAGCATTAAAGCCATACAGCGTGGAATTTTTACACTTTTCTTCTGTAAGATTCAAAAAATGCCTATGTCGCAGCAGGTACAGTAGCAAACAGCTCTAACTCATCATTGTTTTCACCATTACATTAAAATCAGGAGGAATGATCCACCTAAACTGTTCGATAGAGCCATATCTTATGCTGTAACAAGTGGGAACATGGATTGTTCAATATTTTCAACGCATTAACAATGGTGTATTTAGCAACTGCCAGTTCTGGTGCCAGGAAGGGAAATTGAGGTGCTTCCCACCAGGCAGCAGTACCGGCCCTTCATGCAGGTACGGTCACAGCTGTGATTCGTTGTAAGCACTGGAGCTGGGGCCAATTACCTCATTATTGGGCTACATTTGTCATTTGGCCAGATCCTGATTCCTTTGTGGCTATTGTTTTCCCTTTTGAGGAGTTTTGTTGCCAGATTGGtctttttgttggtttttctttttttaaccgtcctattatgttaagagtttatgaccatatatatatatataatatacatatatatatattttaaataactgGTTTTTAGGAGATGTCTGAcactgaccccaaacataataggagggttaaaagaTCTGAGGTCAGTTTGACACCATTAAATGGCTGCACCCCAACTCTGCTGtctttttgtgtctgtttggcAGGTGATAAACTGGTCCTCCCCAGCCCTACATAACACAGTTTATACGATCATGTCCAGTATTGATTTGCTATGGTACACACAGTGGGTCTGACTTCTGAGATGGCTGCTGCATAGTAACTGGTTTTGCAATTATAtgcatgtttttctcatttaaaaacaactttTCCAAGTTCTTCCCATTGATAACATTATACCCGCTTGGAGCTTGGACTGGCTTCTGCGCAGGTTTCTGACTGTCATCGattggcccagccaaagccctgaCTCAAACCCCAAAGaactgtggagagacctgaagatggcagttcacatacgcttcccatccaatctgacaggGCTtcagaggatctgccaggaagaattgtataaactgcccaaatccaggtgtgctaAGTTTGTAGAGACTTACTCAGGAAGACTCaatgctgtaattgctgccatagtggcttctacaaagtactgaattaagggtttGAATACTTATATGAATTAGAAATTtcggttttacatttttattacatttgttaaaatgtatttatttgttttaactctgtcattatgggttattgagtgtgtaTATAGATGGGcaaacaattaattaatttacaattAAATATACAAGAAAATAAAGAGTGCAAaaagtctgaatactttctgaagccactatatatatatagaatatatataGAAGTTATACCatggcactgaaaaataaccgaACACCTAGGGCAAATACGGaattctgattggccgagacgTGTCTTGTGGGagtgtattatttttgtataaccATGCTAACGAGAACAGATCAAACAGGTGTGTAGAATTCCAACAAATATAAATGCGCACAACATACACTAGGTACTAAGCAATGCATTTCCAATTAATGCAAGTCGTAGTATAGTATAGCTGACctggtgacaaaaatatgttactgtaggctacattgcaTTGAGTTAGACTACACTTTGCATTGTCGGAAAGATAACCTTGGGAGATGATTCAAACATAACGTTCATTCTTCCTGTATACATTTGCTCATGGTTGCCTGGCAACCGAAACACACTCTACCTCTGACAACATGGGCTTGTATTTACCCGAGATGCACCACCAGTTTTTGTTTACCCTTATGCCCATCTCAGCTGACAGGTAGTTtcgctccctctcttcctgcccATTTCCTCTCAGTCATTACAAGCTCCTTATCTGTACATTTGGGTTCAAAGTTTCAACCCTCAGCATTAGTCGAACAATTAAAGTCATTGTCAGAATAATGATCATGGCTGCAAAAGATAGTATGATCAGTTGTCATGCAATCAGGAACCACCCAGATCACACAATGAGTAATTTGGTTGACCAGTTGTTTTTTTGAAGCTGAGTGTCTGAGAAAGTTGCCAGAGTGGGCATCATCCCCCCAAAAGCCAGTCTGAGTTCCACAATTCCTATTTTTCCAAACAATATTGTACCATTTCAAGAATAATTGCTCCACCCTAATTCAATTCTGGGTTTTGGCActacaaaatgtaacattatgGTCTGCTTTGGTTGAGTCTCCACGAATATAGTCTGCAGGCATACGTCAGTAGACATACTTCTCAATGAAGCCATGCACAAATTAAGCTCTGTGGATGTTCATGAGTAACCATGgttattatatttggaaagagacgttACTGTTGAGTGTTTTCTATGTAGATTTTAGGCGCATTGAGCACCACAAAAATATGGATCTGTTGAGGTCCATTGTATTAGGGGATATCTAGAAAACTCGTCATATCTCAGTGAAACAATCAGGATGGACAGATAGTAGTATTTTTGGGTTAAACTAAATACCTATACTTACAGTATCGTCTCCATGAACAGTTtggtgtgtacatattgtttcaTAGTTTAGGGTTGAGTTCTAGTTAAGTGTGGTTAAGTGAATGCTAGCCTTTGTGTCCCTTCAGAGTTAATTTCATCATGTGTAATGTGATTGGAGTGTGGCCCAAGCATGTGATCCAACCAAATATGGAAATCCAAACAAGATAAATAGAAGATAATGTAGAGAGACCTTGGTCCAATGTTCAAtttcttttctcatttcaaGCAACAGTATCTGAAAGGTGAGAAACAAATAATGTGATATTGAGTTTTagttatttaatgtttaatgttctgCTATATGTAGTTTTGCATGTTGCGGTAGACTTGGTGAATGGTCCAATAATCAGTGTTCTTCAATTTCTTTCTCTGTGCATAATATCAATAATTGATACATTCAAATGAGTGCAATGAGTTTATATTCTGTGAATGCACAACCTACCTTGTGTCCTGTGTTCTGTAGAAAGTCAAGAAAGAGAATGGAAAATACATCGATGGTGAAATCAATCAGATTGATTGCTTTTTATGGAATGGAAGATCTGAAATACCTATATTTtatcactttcttttttttgtacttgATCATTCTTGCTATGAACTTTGTTATAATTGTTGTCATTTATGTTGACAGAGGTCTACATGAACCAATGCACTTATTTTTGTGTAATTTGGCATTTAATGGATTATATGGGAGCACTGCTTTATTACCACCTCTCTTGGGTACTCTGATGTCAAACACTCATGAAGTATCTCTGTCCTGCTGTCAAGCACAGATCTATTGCTTACAAACATATGCAATAGCTGAATTTACTATTTTAGCAGTGATGGGTTATGACAGGTATGTTGCCATTTGTTACCCCCTGCAATATCACAGCATCATGTCTTTTTCAAAagtgtgcatttatatagctttcTCATGGCTTTATCCACTTCTTGGCTTTTCAATCATTTTTGCTCTCACTTTGCAACTCATGTTTTGTGGCAAAATAATAGACAAGGTGTATTGCATTAACTATTCCCTCATCAAGCTCTCCTGTGACGACACATCAATTGTGAACATTGCTGGACTGGCATCAGTTATTGCGTATACTGTTCCTCAGATCACAATGATAGTTTactcatacgcacacattcTTAAGGTCTGTTTGCACTCCTCCAAAGAATCACAAATGAAAGCACTGAGGACGTGTAGCCCCCACTTAGCAGCAGTGTTAATCTATTCTATCGGATTGTTTTTTGAAATATGTCAAAATAGATTAAACATGAATGATGCGCCTTACGAAACTCGTATATTCATGTCCCTGTACTATTTGATTTTTCCTCCTTTACTAAACCCTGCAATCTATGGGATCAGCATTAAAGCCATACGAGGTcggatttttaaaatgttccacTGTGAAATTCTGGTAACGGTTACATCAGATCAGGTAGTACTGAAATAATTATCCAACTCAGTGTCACATTCAAGGCAGGATGCAGGTTCCAGTTGAACTGTCTCATGTTTGTATGTGGGTATATGGTTTGGGCCCTGTTTTCAATACACCAATAATGGTATATTTAGGAAATGTCTTTCCCAGTTTATGCAATGAGGTCCATTCTTTATTTGCCATGTTGATCACACCCTAAGCAGATTTTCTAACCTtcaaaatgataatgataattttCAACATAGCATTTCTGATGCCTAAATATACCTAGGCTAAACTGACTTTGCTATTTGGTGTAAGGTGATTTCCTTTTGCTTGTAGGTTCAATATGATTGTAAGCCCAATTTATGGTAACCTAGTCATAGCCGGTCTGTGCAGAAACACCACTGAAATAATGAAGCAAAATGTTTTGGAGGAGCTTCTCTGTGCTGAAAAATTCACttcggtttttgttttttgctttcatGTGCATGCTTGAAATTGTTACCGATTGATACCGTTACTATGTAATTTCACTCATCTCTCAGATTGTATTTACTTTGTAGCATTTCAAATATAAATTCTCTAAAAACCTTTCTAGGGACAAGCATTGGGAAATAGTTACAGTATACATGCTATgatacaatcaatcaatcatgcaAACTATGTGTTCATATTAACGTGTATCTGTTTacgcacaagcacgcacacacacctataaaTACAGTGGGGTGTAACAATGAATCTGTTTGtaatcgaaagcaaacctgatcTCTGAATAGTACAGacttaaacat contains:
- the LOC133133339 gene encoding olfactory receptor 52D1-like, yielding MVKSIRLIAFYGMEDLKYLYFITFFFLYLIILAMNFVIIVVIYVDRGLHEPMHLFLCNLAFNGLYGSTALLPPLLGTLMSNTHEVSLSCCQAQIYCLQTYAIAEFTILAVMGYDRYVAICYPLQYHSIMSFSKVCIYIAFSWLYPLLGFSIIFALTLQLMFCGKIIDKVYCINYSLIKLSCDDTSIVNIAGLASVIAYTVPQITMIVYSYAHILKVCLHSSKESQMKALRTCSPHLAAVLIYSIGLFFEICQNRLNMNDAPYETRIFMSLYYLIFPPLLNPAIYGISIKAIRGRIFKMFHCEILVQYDFTDKGGVKDVCSGTQEFSSGPYSSGTNLQDSVDSADRAAFDKTGGGGGLAGGLSGDVT